The proteins below come from a single Tribolium castaneum strain GA2 chromosome 9, icTriCast1.1, whole genome shotgun sequence genomic window:
- the LOC663544 gene encoding KICSTOR subunit 2 → MDKEDLFLHTYFTHLSQISYDKAKEHVEKEKEIYKGAQLSLWGTFLNFLHHLILTEKSYIELGFLQTKNKSFLRKDNSLRSIYESLRSDLRKLEDNCKSTVTDRRVQHYCQNIYQFLNARINMIDLYERIYTMGLNNQFMYADMLKYVQNIIEKHSLDFTDISLTPVKATFGLEIEILEQLFKALTELQRLQFLPSLALIHGAHTRLALWESKIPNRENWKISFLKNNPLPALFQWLQKLKGSVLSKFSLYFHDTLAQQTTPTDMRHLCAKLHHDHYQKMVSFHRKYEAACVILLSDNQVSCDTTDYDSFPIIVSYPPRSPPQLDTILKMISETTDELAIVDKIIYKFSSQSQCTYILTTVEPNIYLVVLFESKKSEKDAFIGNFVTEICTNLRCTKVFTALKNTSK, encoded by the exons atggataaGGAAGATTTGTTCTTACACACTTATTTTACGCATTTATCCCAAATATCTTATGACAAAGCCAAGGAACACGTC GAAAAAGAGAAAGAAATCTACAAGGGGGCACAATTGTCGTTGTGGGGCACGTTTTTAAACTTCTTACATCATCTAATTTTAACCGAGAAGAGTTACATAGAGTTAGGTTTTCTccaaacgaaaaataaaagttttttgcgTAAAGAC AATTCCTTACGTTCGATTTATGAGAGTTTGAGGTCAGACTTACGTAAACTGGAAGACAATTGCAAATCAACTGTAACCGACAGAAGGGTCCAACATTATTGCCAAAacatttaccaatttttaaatgcgCGTATCAATATGATCGATTT aTACGAGCGAATTTATACAATGGGGCTCAACAATCAGTTCATGTACGCAGACATGCTCAAGTACGTCCAAAATATTATCGAAAAACACTCGCTTGACTTCACTGACATTAGTCTAACCCCGGTCAAAGCCACTTTTGGCttggaaattgaaattttggagCAACTTTTTAAAGCCTTGACTGAGCTACAAAGACTACAGTTTTTACCGTCTCTCGCCCTAATTCATGGGGCACATACAAGACTAGCCTTGTGGGAGAGCAAAATACCAAATCGCGAG aattggAAAATaagttttctcaaaaataaccCGCTCCCAGCCTTATTCCAAtggctccaaaaattaaaagggtccgttttgagcaaatttagtttgtATTTTCACGATACTTTGGCCCAGCAAACCACACCAACGGATATGAGGCACTTGTGTGCCAAATTACATCACGACCATTACCAAAA AATGGTGAGTTTCCACCGAAAATATGAAGCGGCTTGCGTAATTTTGCTCTCGGACAACCAAGTCAGTTGTGATACTACTGATTACGACAGTTTTCCAATCATAGTCTCATATCCTCCC AGGAGTCCTCCACAATTAGACACAATTCTAAAAATGATATCGGAAACAACCGACGAGCTTGCAATTGTCgataaaatcatttacaaaTTTAGCTCTCAg agccAATGCACCTACATTTTAACGACTGTGGAaccaaacatttatttagtGGTACTGTtcgaaagcaaaaaatcggAAAAGGACGCCTTCATTGGTAATTTTGTGACTGAGATTTGCACCAATCTGAGGTGCACTAAGGTGTTTACAGCCTTGAAAAACAcctcaaaataa
- the LOC663562 gene encoding small ribosomal subunit protein eS19 produces MPSVTLKDVDQHKFVKAFAQFLKKTGKLRVPEWVDLVKTSRAKELAPYDPDWYYTRCAAVVRHIYMRSPIGVGSVTKIFGTRKRNGTKPSHFCRSAGSIARKVLQSLEGLKLIEKTPTGGRELTQQGRRDLDRIAAQVKAKERKALKSAAAVIAL; encoded by the exons atgcCGTCTGTGACGCTGAAGGACGTCGACCAGCACAAGTTCGTCAAGGCTTTTGCCCAGTTTCTCAAAAA AACTGGCAAATTGCGTGTTCCTGAATGGGTCGATTTAGTTAAGACTTCGCGAGCCAAGGAGTTGGCGCCCTACGACCCTGATTGGTACTACACCCGGTGTGCCGCCGTTGTGAGACACATTTACATGAGGTCCCCCATTGGTGTGGGTTCTGTGACTAAAATTTTCGGAACGCGTAAACGCAACGGGACCAAGCCGTCACACTTTTGCCGCTCTGCCGGGAGCATAGCGCGAAAAGTCCTCCAAAGTCTGGAAGGGCTCAAGCTTATTGAGAAGACACCAACAGGAGGTAGGGAGCTGACCCAGCAAGGACGACGTGATTTGGACCGGATTGCGGCTCAGGTGAAGGCTAAAGAGCGTAAAGCGTTAAAGTCTGCCGCTGCTGTTATTGCGCTATGA
- the Cep164 gene encoding uncharacterized protein Cep164 isoform X2 gives MSIVCEEVFDETSHPSAEEIRDYATKIGIDPDSEPQLLPLAAEGLMKALPPGWRPCYDDKSKSYYYYNNNTGKTQWEHPLDDVYRGLVKKVRAESQSLSLGEPTEDATYARDEIPSFEEPPKLTKLKLSPLKTSPKHEAKLLKQRSEEHLLSSRKISLNIFNSFDEKSNFEKHPRVLDKPELKISGGGSMFLKCNTKKGADLAPSPAKSDSPDVQNQPRSILRERNSLEVSRSMDFDKVSLDKSEKDDDDKKSVRFNLDTNTDVGFTFSDKSTSSDDDIGNDIINVKVTPNKPKSRFTVSPVPDLTNEKKLIKPNPTDFIKPKLTISKGSDSEDDSLKSNGSDESPLHTKMLIKSKKLEEKAEKKIAQMKQNIWEEKNDELVKFRDDLQESQKEELERILINAKSDHEDRIKSELENLRIEMENRNKGALNEERIKFEKLLEETRGKFEKDFEQEQSQMKEKFEAKKEELEKYYEEKLVEIEKDLAERMEKNRDEMILTHNSNVEQLKQNHAIIIEELKKGFKAEEDALRRDHKAVIEELKTSKVDDRKDDKFEKIRCEKRLLEDKYRCLKEKYLRLKTDVKMSIEKRNKRKEQSGATTTTGSETERSHSNNKDRTPLNSPIRKPPRSETKKPEHRATRQLIIQDLDTSISDKSENKKDCDSSDSTNPGRSRKKIFSRLKSSSTSRINTGSKSRRNQRSCSPVENLRRQLQKLEDLEDQFPQNPQADTYHLRYPFSDGQKFEGSSELEFFRHRIHLERDSIKRAKESLRNQKSLFQQRQKELKLKHGSMARHTLQQLCQEEKELTDMEVSLHRTRSLLGEKVIRLRHLEQSLQRATMTAENRQEDATLSDISSHSASSGISSTEFATADPNPGKSFIHGEHLQESSEIIQSLENLNSEIREIWDVLRKQQQQGGISGAATVPAPPSIPTLADRLHNYRQHVALANAQSTVVTHANQGATTTLVERTRNLRHWLRQAGVDGNMEGSTPQATL, from the exons ATGTCCATTGTTTGCGAAGAAGTGTTCGATGAGACGAGCCACCCTTCTGCTGAAG AAATCCGGGACTATGCCACAAAAATCGGGATCGACCCGGACTCCGAGCCCCAGCTGCTCCCGCTTGCAGCCGAGGGCCTCATGAAGGCTTTGCCCCCCGGTTGGAGACCTTG CTATGACGACAAATCAAAATCATACTActactacaacaacaacacggGAAAAACACAATGGGAGCACCCTCTCGACGACGTTTACCGCGGTTTGGTGAAAAAAGTCCGTGCCGAAAGCCAATCTCTAAGTCTTGGTGAACCCACCGAAGATGCAACTTATGCCAGAGATGAAATTCCAAGTTTTGAGGAGCCTCCAAAACTCACCAAACTCAAACTTTCGCCACTCAAAACCAGCCCCAAGCACGAAGCCAAACTCCTCAAACAACGCTCGGAGGAGCATTTACTTTCGTCGCGGAAAATTAGTCTCAATATTTTCAATAGTTTCGATGAGAAAAGCAATTTTGAGAAACATCCACGTGTGTTGGATAAACCAGAATTGAAGATAAGTGGTGGAGGATCAATGTTTCTGAAGTGTAACACAAAGAAAGGCGCTGATTTGGCCCCAAGTCCGGCAAAGAGTGATTCCCCGGATGTGCAAAACCAACCAAGGAGTATCCTCAGGGAACGCAATTCCTTGGAAGTCTCCCGGAGTATGGATTTTGATAAGGTTTCTTTAGACAAGTCGGAGAAGGACGATGATGATAAGAAAAGTGTGAGGTTTAACCTCGATACGAACACCGATGTTGGCTTTACATTTTCGGATAAATCAACTTCCAGTGATGATGACATAGGGAATGACATCATCAATGTTAAAGTGACTCCAAATAAGCCAAAATCACGATTTACCGTAAGCCCGGTCCCCGACTTAACGAACGAAAAGAAACTAATTAAGCCAAACCCAACCGACTTtattaaaccaaaattaacaataagtAAAGGTTCCGACTCCGAAGATGACTCTCTTAAAAGTAACGGTTCGGACGAAAGTCCTCTCCACACCAAAATGTTGATCAAATCGAAGAAACTAGAGGAAAAAGCcgagaaaaaaattgcccAAATGAAACAAAACATCTGGGAGGAGAAAAACGATGAGTTGGTGAAATTCCGTGACGACTTACAAGAGTCACAAAAGGAGGAACTTGAACGCATTTTAATTAATGCTAAAAGTGACCACGAAGATCGGATCAAATCAGAGTTGGAGAATTTGCGAATTGAGATGGAAAATCGCAACAAAGGGGCGCTAAACGAGGAAAGGATCAAGTTTGAGAAGTTATTGGAAGAGACGAGgggaaagtttgaaaaagattttgAACAAGAACAATCGCAAATGAAGGAAAAGTTCGAGGCAAAGAAAGAAGAGTTGGAGAAGTACTACGAGGAGAAATTGGTCGAAATCGAGAAAGACTTGGCCGAAAGAATGGAGAAAAATCGTGACGAGATGATTCTAACGCACAACTCAAACGTCGAACAATTGAAACAGAACCATGCTATAATTATCGAGGAGTTGAAAAAAGGGTTCAAGGCTGAGGAAGATGCCTTGAGACGGGACCACAAGGCTGTGATTGAGGAACTAAAGACTAGTAAAGTAGACGATAGGAAAGAcgataagtttgaaaaaatccgTTGTGAGAAACGACTGCTAGAAGATAAGTACCGATGCTTGAAGGAGAAATATTTGAGACTGAAAACCGACGTGAAAATGTCAATCGAGAAGCGGAACAAAAGGAAGGAACAAAGCGGGGCGACAACAACCACAGGGTCGGAAACGGAACGCAGTCACTCCAACAACAAAGACAG GACTCCGCTGAATTCCCCCATACGTAAACCCCCCCGTTCTGAGACGAAAAAACCCGAGCACCGAGCAACCCGCCAACTAATCATCCAAGACCTGGACACTTCAATCAGCGATAAaagcgaaaataaaaaagattgtGATTCGAGTGACTCCACAAATCCAGGTCGCagccgaaaaaaaattttctccCGCTTGAAAAGCTCCTCAACTTCGAGGATCAACACGGGATCGAAATCACGTCGTAACCAACGTTCGTGCTCCCCTGTTGAGAATTTGCGGCGACAGTTGCAGAAATTGGAGGATTTGGAGGACCAGTTCCCTCAAAATCCACAAGCTGATACGTATCATTTGAGGTATCCATTTTCCGATGGTCAAAAATTTGAGGGGAGTTCCGAATTGGAATTTTTTCGGCATAGGATACACTTGGAGCGGGATTCGATTAAAAGGGCCAAAGAGAGTTTGAGGAATCAGAAATCGCTCTTCCAGCAGAGACAGAAAGAATTGAAGTTGAAACACGGGTCTATGGCCAGGCACACGTTGCAACAGTTGTGCCAGGAGGAGAAGGAGTTGACTGATATGGAGGTGTCGCTTCACCGAACGAGGAGTCTTCTGGGGGAGAAGGTTATCAG GTTGAGGCACTTGGAGCAGTCCTTGCAGAGGGCCACCATGACGGCGGAAAACCGCCAAGAAGACGCCACTCTGAGCGACATTTCCTCCCACAGTGCCAGTTCAGGGATAAGCTCGACTGAGTTCGCCACCGCTGACCCCAACCCCGGGAAGAGTTTCATCCACGGGGAGCACCTCCAAGAATCTTCCGAAATAATCCAAAGCTTGGAGAACTTGAATTCGGAAATTCGCGAAATCTGGGATGTTTTACGCAAACAGCAACAACAAGGTGGGATTTCGG GGGCTGCCACCGTTCCGGCGCCACCGTCCATCCCCACGTTGGCCGATCGTTTGCACAATTACCGCCAACATGTGGCGCTAGCTAACGCTCAAAGTACGGTAGTGACGCACGCTAATCAAGGGGCTACTACTACGCTTGTCGAAAGAACGAGGAATTTGAGGCATTGGCTGAGGCAAGCGGGGGTTGATGGGAATATGGAGGGTAGTACGCCACAAGCAACGCTTTGA
- the Cep164 gene encoding uveal autoantigen with coiled-coil domains and ankyrin repeats isoform X3 produces the protein MSIVCEEVFDETSHPSAEEIRDYATKIGIDPDSEPQLLPLAAEGLMKALPPGWRPCYDDKSKSYYYYNNNTGKTQWEHPLDDVYRGLVKKVRAESQSLSLGEPTEDATYARDEIPSFEEPPKLTKLKLSPLKTSPKHEAKLLKQRSEEHLLSSRKISLNIFNSFDEKSNFEKHPRVLDKPELKISGGGSMFLKCNTKKGADLAPSPAKSDSPDVQNQPRSILRERNSLEVSRSMDFDKVSLDKSEKDDDDKKSVRFNLDTNTDVGFTFSDKSTSSDDDIGNDIINVKVTPNKPKSRFTVSPVPDLTNEKKLIKPNPTDFIKPKLTISKGSDSEDDSLKSNGSDESPLHTKMLIKSKKLEEKAEKKIAQMKQNIWEEKNDELVKFRDDLQESQKEELERILINAKSDHEDRIKSELENLRIEMENRNKGALNEERIKFEKLLEETRGKFEKDFEQEQSQMKEKFEAKKEELEKYYEEKLVEIEKDLAERMEKNRDEMILTHNSNVEQLKQNHAIIIEELKKGFKAEEDALRRDHKAVIEELKTSKVDDRKDDKFEKIRCEKRLLEDKYRCLKEKYLRLKTDVKMSIEKRNKRKEQSGATTTTGSETERSHSNNKDRTPLNSPIRKPPRSETKKPEHRATRQLIIQDLDTSISDKSENKKDCDSSDSTNPGRSRKKIFSRLKSSSTSRINTGSKSRRNQRSCSPVENLRRQLQKLEDLEDQFPQNPQADTYHLRIHLERDSIKRAKESLRNQKSLFQQRQKELKLKHGSMARHTLQQLCQEEKELTDMEVSLHRTRSLLGEKVIRLRHLEQSLQRATMTAENRQEDATLSDISSHSASSGISSTEFATADPNPGKSFIHGEHLQESSEIIQSLENLNSEIREIWDVLRKQQQQGGISVIPPLVYPDLGWPLLAGAATVPAPPSIPTLADRLHNYRQHVALANAQSTVVTHANQGATTTLVERTRNLRHWLRQAGVDGNMEGSTPQATL, from the exons ATGTCCATTGTTTGCGAAGAAGTGTTCGATGAGACGAGCCACCCTTCTGCTGAAG AAATCCGGGACTATGCCACAAAAATCGGGATCGACCCGGACTCCGAGCCCCAGCTGCTCCCGCTTGCAGCCGAGGGCCTCATGAAGGCTTTGCCCCCCGGTTGGAGACCTTG CTATGACGACAAATCAAAATCATACTActactacaacaacaacacggGAAAAACACAATGGGAGCACCCTCTCGACGACGTTTACCGCGGTTTGGTGAAAAAAGTCCGTGCCGAAAGCCAATCTCTAAGTCTTGGTGAACCCACCGAAGATGCAACTTATGCCAGAGATGAAATTCCAAGTTTTGAGGAGCCTCCAAAACTCACCAAACTCAAACTTTCGCCACTCAAAACCAGCCCCAAGCACGAAGCCAAACTCCTCAAACAACGCTCGGAGGAGCATTTACTTTCGTCGCGGAAAATTAGTCTCAATATTTTCAATAGTTTCGATGAGAAAAGCAATTTTGAGAAACATCCACGTGTGTTGGATAAACCAGAATTGAAGATAAGTGGTGGAGGATCAATGTTTCTGAAGTGTAACACAAAGAAAGGCGCTGATTTGGCCCCAAGTCCGGCAAAGAGTGATTCCCCGGATGTGCAAAACCAACCAAGGAGTATCCTCAGGGAACGCAATTCCTTGGAAGTCTCCCGGAGTATGGATTTTGATAAGGTTTCTTTAGACAAGTCGGAGAAGGACGATGATGATAAGAAAAGTGTGAGGTTTAACCTCGATACGAACACCGATGTTGGCTTTACATTTTCGGATAAATCAACTTCCAGTGATGATGACATAGGGAATGACATCATCAATGTTAAAGTGACTCCAAATAAGCCAAAATCACGATTTACCGTAAGCCCGGTCCCCGACTTAACGAACGAAAAGAAACTAATTAAGCCAAACCCAACCGACTTtattaaaccaaaattaacaataagtAAAGGTTCCGACTCCGAAGATGACTCTCTTAAAAGTAACGGTTCGGACGAAAGTCCTCTCCACACCAAAATGTTGATCAAATCGAAGAAACTAGAGGAAAAAGCcgagaaaaaaattgcccAAATGAAACAAAACATCTGGGAGGAGAAAAACGATGAGTTGGTGAAATTCCGTGACGACTTACAAGAGTCACAAAAGGAGGAACTTGAACGCATTTTAATTAATGCTAAAAGTGACCACGAAGATCGGATCAAATCAGAGTTGGAGAATTTGCGAATTGAGATGGAAAATCGCAACAAAGGGGCGCTAAACGAGGAAAGGATCAAGTTTGAGAAGTTATTGGAAGAGACGAGgggaaagtttgaaaaagattttgAACAAGAACAATCGCAAATGAAGGAAAAGTTCGAGGCAAAGAAAGAAGAGTTGGAGAAGTACTACGAGGAGAAATTGGTCGAAATCGAGAAAGACTTGGCCGAAAGAATGGAGAAAAATCGTGACGAGATGATTCTAACGCACAACTCAAACGTCGAACAATTGAAACAGAACCATGCTATAATTATCGAGGAGTTGAAAAAAGGGTTCAAGGCTGAGGAAGATGCCTTGAGACGGGACCACAAGGCTGTGATTGAGGAACTAAAGACTAGTAAAGTAGACGATAGGAAAGAcgataagtttgaaaaaatccgTTGTGAGAAACGACTGCTAGAAGATAAGTACCGATGCTTGAAGGAGAAATATTTGAGACTGAAAACCGACGTGAAAATGTCAATCGAGAAGCGGAACAAAAGGAAGGAACAAAGCGGGGCGACAACAACCACAGGGTCGGAAACGGAACGCAGTCACTCCAACAACAAAGACAG GACTCCGCTGAATTCCCCCATACGTAAACCCCCCCGTTCTGAGACGAAAAAACCCGAGCACCGAGCAACCCGCCAACTAATCATCCAAGACCTGGACACTTCAATCAGCGATAAaagcgaaaataaaaaagattgtGATTCGAGTGACTCCACAAATCCAGGTCGCagccgaaaaaaaattttctccCGCTTGAAAAGCTCCTCAACTTCGAGGATCAACACGGGATCGAAATCACGTCGTAACCAACGTTCGTGCTCCCCTGTTGAGAATTTGCGGCGACAGTTGCAGAAATTGGAGGATTTGGAGGACCAGTTCCCTCAAAATCCACAAGCTGATACGTATCATTTGAG GATACACTTGGAGCGGGATTCGATTAAAAGGGCCAAAGAGAGTTTGAGGAATCAGAAATCGCTCTTCCAGCAGAGACAGAAAGAATTGAAGTTGAAACACGGGTCTATGGCCAGGCACACGTTGCAACAGTTGTGCCAGGAGGAGAAGGAGTTGACTGATATGGAGGTGTCGCTTCACCGAACGAGGAGTCTTCTGGGGGAGAAGGTTATCAG GTTGAGGCACTTGGAGCAGTCCTTGCAGAGGGCCACCATGACGGCGGAAAACCGCCAAGAAGACGCCACTCTGAGCGACATTTCCTCCCACAGTGCCAGTTCAGGGATAAGCTCGACTGAGTTCGCCACCGCTGACCCCAACCCCGGGAAGAGTTTCATCCACGGGGAGCACCTCCAAGAATCTTCCGAAATAATCCAAAGCTTGGAGAACTTGAATTCGGAAATTCGCGAAATCTGGGATGTTTTACGCAAACAGCAACAACAAGGTGGGATTTCGG TAATACCACCCCTAGTCTACCCTGACTTAGGTTGGCCGCTGTTAGCAGGGGCTGCCACCGTTCCGGCGCCACCGTCCATCCCCACGTTGGCCGATCGTTTGCACAATTACCGCCAACATGTGGCGCTAGCTAACGCTCAAAGTACGGTAGTGACGCACGCTAATCAAGGGGCTACTACTACGCTTGTCGAAAGAACGAGGAATTTGAGGCATTGGCTGAGGCAAGCGGGGGTTGATGGGAATATGGAGGGTAGTACGCCACAAGCAACGCTTTGA
- the Cep164 gene encoding uncharacterized protein Cep164 isoform X1: MSIVCEEVFDETSHPSAEEIRDYATKIGIDPDSEPQLLPLAAEGLMKALPPGWRPCYDDKSKSYYYYNNNTGKTQWEHPLDDVYRGLVKKVRAESQSLSLGEPTEDATYARDEIPSFEEPPKLTKLKLSPLKTSPKHEAKLLKQRSEEHLLSSRKISLNIFNSFDEKSNFEKHPRVLDKPELKISGGGSMFLKCNTKKGADLAPSPAKSDSPDVQNQPRSILRERNSLEVSRSMDFDKVSLDKSEKDDDDKKSVRFNLDTNTDVGFTFSDKSTSSDDDIGNDIINVKVTPNKPKSRFTVSPVPDLTNEKKLIKPNPTDFIKPKLTISKGSDSEDDSLKSNGSDESPLHTKMLIKSKKLEEKAEKKIAQMKQNIWEEKNDELVKFRDDLQESQKEELERILINAKSDHEDRIKSELENLRIEMENRNKGALNEERIKFEKLLEETRGKFEKDFEQEQSQMKEKFEAKKEELEKYYEEKLVEIEKDLAERMEKNRDEMILTHNSNVEQLKQNHAIIIEELKKGFKAEEDALRRDHKAVIEELKTSKVDDRKDDKFEKIRCEKRLLEDKYRCLKEKYLRLKTDVKMSIEKRNKRKEQSGATTTTGSETERSHSNNKDRTPLNSPIRKPPRSETKKPEHRATRQLIIQDLDTSISDKSENKKDCDSSDSTNPGRSRKKIFSRLKSSSTSRINTGSKSRRNQRSCSPVENLRRQLQKLEDLEDQFPQNPQADTYHLRYPFSDGQKFEGSSELEFFRHRIHLERDSIKRAKESLRNQKSLFQQRQKELKLKHGSMARHTLQQLCQEEKELTDMEVSLHRTRSLLGEKVIRLRHLEQSLQRATMTAENRQEDATLSDISSHSASSGISSTEFATADPNPGKSFIHGEHLQESSEIIQSLENLNSEIREIWDVLRKQQQQGGISVIPPLVYPDLGWPLLAGAATVPAPPSIPTLADRLHNYRQHVALANAQSTVVTHANQGATTTLVERTRNLRHWLRQAGVDGNMEGSTPQATL; encoded by the exons ATGTCCATTGTTTGCGAAGAAGTGTTCGATGAGACGAGCCACCCTTCTGCTGAAG AAATCCGGGACTATGCCACAAAAATCGGGATCGACCCGGACTCCGAGCCCCAGCTGCTCCCGCTTGCAGCCGAGGGCCTCATGAAGGCTTTGCCCCCCGGTTGGAGACCTTG CTATGACGACAAATCAAAATCATACTActactacaacaacaacacggGAAAAACACAATGGGAGCACCCTCTCGACGACGTTTACCGCGGTTTGGTGAAAAAAGTCCGTGCCGAAAGCCAATCTCTAAGTCTTGGTGAACCCACCGAAGATGCAACTTATGCCAGAGATGAAATTCCAAGTTTTGAGGAGCCTCCAAAACTCACCAAACTCAAACTTTCGCCACTCAAAACCAGCCCCAAGCACGAAGCCAAACTCCTCAAACAACGCTCGGAGGAGCATTTACTTTCGTCGCGGAAAATTAGTCTCAATATTTTCAATAGTTTCGATGAGAAAAGCAATTTTGAGAAACATCCACGTGTGTTGGATAAACCAGAATTGAAGATAAGTGGTGGAGGATCAATGTTTCTGAAGTGTAACACAAAGAAAGGCGCTGATTTGGCCCCAAGTCCGGCAAAGAGTGATTCCCCGGATGTGCAAAACCAACCAAGGAGTATCCTCAGGGAACGCAATTCCTTGGAAGTCTCCCGGAGTATGGATTTTGATAAGGTTTCTTTAGACAAGTCGGAGAAGGACGATGATGATAAGAAAAGTGTGAGGTTTAACCTCGATACGAACACCGATGTTGGCTTTACATTTTCGGATAAATCAACTTCCAGTGATGATGACATAGGGAATGACATCATCAATGTTAAAGTGACTCCAAATAAGCCAAAATCACGATTTACCGTAAGCCCGGTCCCCGACTTAACGAACGAAAAGAAACTAATTAAGCCAAACCCAACCGACTTtattaaaccaaaattaacaataagtAAAGGTTCCGACTCCGAAGATGACTCTCTTAAAAGTAACGGTTCGGACGAAAGTCCTCTCCACACCAAAATGTTGATCAAATCGAAGAAACTAGAGGAAAAAGCcgagaaaaaaattgcccAAATGAAACAAAACATCTGGGAGGAGAAAAACGATGAGTTGGTGAAATTCCGTGACGACTTACAAGAGTCACAAAAGGAGGAACTTGAACGCATTTTAATTAATGCTAAAAGTGACCACGAAGATCGGATCAAATCAGAGTTGGAGAATTTGCGAATTGAGATGGAAAATCGCAACAAAGGGGCGCTAAACGAGGAAAGGATCAAGTTTGAGAAGTTATTGGAAGAGACGAGgggaaagtttgaaaaagattttgAACAAGAACAATCGCAAATGAAGGAAAAGTTCGAGGCAAAGAAAGAAGAGTTGGAGAAGTACTACGAGGAGAAATTGGTCGAAATCGAGAAAGACTTGGCCGAAAGAATGGAGAAAAATCGTGACGAGATGATTCTAACGCACAACTCAAACGTCGAACAATTGAAACAGAACCATGCTATAATTATCGAGGAGTTGAAAAAAGGGTTCAAGGCTGAGGAAGATGCCTTGAGACGGGACCACAAGGCTGTGATTGAGGAACTAAAGACTAGTAAAGTAGACGATAGGAAAGAcgataagtttgaaaaaatccgTTGTGAGAAACGACTGCTAGAAGATAAGTACCGATGCTTGAAGGAGAAATATTTGAGACTGAAAACCGACGTGAAAATGTCAATCGAGAAGCGGAACAAAAGGAAGGAACAAAGCGGGGCGACAACAACCACAGGGTCGGAAACGGAACGCAGTCACTCCAACAACAAAGACAG GACTCCGCTGAATTCCCCCATACGTAAACCCCCCCGTTCTGAGACGAAAAAACCCGAGCACCGAGCAACCCGCCAACTAATCATCCAAGACCTGGACACTTCAATCAGCGATAAaagcgaaaataaaaaagattgtGATTCGAGTGACTCCACAAATCCAGGTCGCagccgaaaaaaaattttctccCGCTTGAAAAGCTCCTCAACTTCGAGGATCAACACGGGATCGAAATCACGTCGTAACCAACGTTCGTGCTCCCCTGTTGAGAATTTGCGGCGACAGTTGCAGAAATTGGAGGATTTGGAGGACCAGTTCCCTCAAAATCCACAAGCTGATACGTATCATTTGAGGTATCCATTTTCCGATGGTCAAAAATTTGAGGGGAGTTCCGAATTGGAATTTTTTCGGCATAGGATACACTTGGAGCGGGATTCGATTAAAAGGGCCAAAGAGAGTTTGAGGAATCAGAAATCGCTCTTCCAGCAGAGACAGAAAGAATTGAAGTTGAAACACGGGTCTATGGCCAGGCACACGTTGCAACAGTTGTGCCAGGAGGAGAAGGAGTTGACTGATATGGAGGTGTCGCTTCACCGAACGAGGAGTCTTCTGGGGGAGAAGGTTATCAG GTTGAGGCACTTGGAGCAGTCCTTGCAGAGGGCCACCATGACGGCGGAAAACCGCCAAGAAGACGCCACTCTGAGCGACATTTCCTCCCACAGTGCCAGTTCAGGGATAAGCTCGACTGAGTTCGCCACCGCTGACCCCAACCCCGGGAAGAGTTTCATCCACGGGGAGCACCTCCAAGAATCTTCCGAAATAATCCAAAGCTTGGAGAACTTGAATTCGGAAATTCGCGAAATCTGGGATGTTTTACGCAAACAGCAACAACAAGGTGGGATTTCGG TAATACCACCCCTAGTCTACCCTGACTTAGGTTGGCCGCTGTTAGCAGGGGCTGCCACCGTTCCGGCGCCACCGTCCATCCCCACGTTGGCCGATCGTTTGCACAATTACCGCCAACATGTGGCGCTAGCTAACGCTCAAAGTACGGTAGTGACGCACGCTAATCAAGGGGCTACTACTACGCTTGTCGAAAGAACGAGGAATTTGAGGCATTGGCTGAGGCAAGCGGGGGTTGATGGGAATATGGAGGGTAGTACGCCACAAGCAACGCTTTGA